One region of Daphnia pulicaria isolate SC F1-1A chromosome 7, SC_F0-13Bv2, whole genome shotgun sequence genomic DNA includes:
- the LOC124349451 gene encoding uncharacterized protein LOC124349451 isoform X2 codes for MRNVLVITATFQLQSTSPNSSTLLLPVPIPAPSVIGSKNKFVMRKCCGPGQLYVSKKTGEIPDAERCVKFSVSSSHRQSPVVKKSREIFLGSKQSFPPRYSVEDVQVDAGFPRSCTPDGWDFLEPELRMGDLFYALSSGQLLVPHQFYFLEFDSYCIEDYADERNVTKVRRMAFVCSVQTRDFPTTAVDSSGKLRLDFVKSEDYAELLTSKFNARRVIRKCCGHNQSLDSFAGSNGKPACRENQVLVTRFFENLQELEDNSTSLFFRFGHANCSTRPIRTTVFQLHFNGSLEIMVDNTNANSNTRLVSIEDYCLDDMVEFGYVTHLPYATTYAFYCPGEEPSLIEPEFSDGPEVTDSPSTDPPPTYPPVTETTMSEPDPTYSNNDDQYDNSTLITIPKCCPPGHVMGEEYTCQPLWWWPTERPWDEPIEPAVVVSGSINDDLMTYHNNLSATLISNVTLSSCKAGQLQQPIPLFAQYSQIIPIFRIDPKHGVLVSFHTLVEYYWDVKSKINSFCVDQLFFRQEQDVYYNAQVFHCITIETFKSHRPIILLVSTAGLLATFVIYLFVPASGSAKLVLSAFGGKRNRGNGGIGGTNTMAKTLTGRILLCHVLSLALAFTCLAIVQLKLIESLQSSCIAIGYVTYWAFIASFSWLTVYCFDYYHIFSGSFKVTNEKLFIPYSAFGWGVPFLATTITSIAQFRSAALGISSPFNPNFGYDRCWFPDESSSALITFFYVPVGVLLLLDVNFFLCLMFNDNLMHCWQRQAMAIRSNRKNSTASKEHEDLKMAVKLFFITGIPWIFELIGYLVSRLDGSNVGLYYFFEFCVIINTSRGVFIFVNFILLNRDVRKFLWSRVKIISKREPPTLADGTAMHHTNTDNDQSTSNQTTQSTPATCSETISNLESFEYDEYTHL; via the exons ATGCGTAAC GTGCTTGTTATCACAGCGACATTTCAGTTGCAATCTACCTCGCCAAATTCGTCGACCCTGCTATTACCAGTTCCGATTCCGGCCCCTTCAGTTATTGG gtcgaaaaacaaatttgtaatGCGAAAATGCTGCGGTCCGGGACAATTATACGTTTCTAAAAAGACGGGAGAGATTCCAGATGCTGAGCGGTGTGTCAAGTTTTCGGTCAGCAGCAGCCATCGGCAATCACCAGTGGTTAAAAAATCACGCGAAATTTTCTTGGGATCCAAACAAAGTTTTCCACCACGTTACAGCGTTGAAGATGTCCAAGTCGATGCAGGATTTCCGCGCAGTTGCACGCCGGATGGTTGGGATTTTTTAGAACCTGAGCTCAGAATGGGCGATCTCTTCTACGCCCTTTCTTCCGGACAGTTGTTAGTTCCTCATCAGTTTTACTTCTTGGAATTCGACAGCTATTGCATCGAAGACTATGCGGACGAAAGGAACGTCACCAAG GTGAGAAGAATGGCTTTCGTGTGTTCTGTGCAAACCCGAGATTTTCCAACAACTGCTGTCGACAGCTCGGGAAAATTGAGACTGGATTTCGTCAAATCTGAAGACTATGCGGAACTGCTTACATCGAAATTCAATGCAAGGAGAGTGATCCGGAAATGCTGCGGGCATAATCAATCCTTAGACAGTTTTGCTGGAAGCAATGGCAAGCCCGCGTGCAGGGAAAATCAAGTACTCGTGACCCGCTTCTTTGAAAATCTCCAGGAATTGGAAGATAATTCCACAAGTTTGTTCTTCCGTTTCGGCCATGCCAATTGCAGCACCCGCCCAATTCGTACCACGGTTTTTCAATTGCACTTCAATGGTAGTTTGGAAATCATGGTGGATAACACTAACGCCAACTCAAACACTCGACTAGTCTCTATAGAAGATTACTGTTTGGATGACATGGTAGAGTTTGGTTACGTAACTCATTTACCTTATGCTACAACCTACGCCTTCTATTGCCCCGGTGAAGAACCAAGTCTTATCGAACCAGAATTCAGTGATGGACCTGAAGTGACTGATTCGCCAAGCACCGATCCACCACCTACTTATCCGCCAGTGACTGAAACAACCATGAGTGAACCCGACCCTACTTATTCGAACAACGACGATCAATATGATAATTCGACTTTAATCACCATTCCCAAATGTTGTCCACCTGGACACGTCATGGGTGAAGAATATACCTGTCAGCCTTTATGGTGGTGGCCCACCGAGCGTCCTTGGGACGAACCTATTGAACCAGCTGTGGTTGTGTCAGGATCCATTAACGATGATTTAATGACTTATCACAACAATTTAAGCGCCACCCTCATCTCCAACGTAACGTTGAGCTCTTGCAAAGCTGGTCAACTTCAACAACCGATACCCTTATTTGCTCAATACTCTCAAATCATTCCGATATTTCGAATTGATCCAAAACATGGAGTCTTAGTTTCATTCCACACGCTCGTTGAATATTATTGGGACGTGAAGTCTAAAATCAATTCGTTTTGTGTGGACCAACTATTTTTCAGACAGGAGCAGGATGTTTATTATAACGCTCAAGTTTTCCATTGCATTACCATTGAGACTTTTAAGAGTCATCGTCCAATAATTCTGTTGGTTTCTACTGCGGGTTTATTGGCgacatttgttatttatttattcgtcCCAGCTTCAG GTTCTGCCAAATTGGTTCTATCTGCTTTTGGAGGAAAGAGAAATAGAGGAAATGGGGGAATAGGAGGAACTAATACCATGGCTAAGACGTTAACCGGTCGTATTTTACTTTGTCACGTCTTATCATTAGCCTTA GCGTTTACTTGCTTGGCGATTGTTCAACTAAAGCTCATCgaatctcttcaaagttcttgtATCGCCATcg GCTACGTTACTTACTGGGCTTTTATAGCCTCATTTTCCTGGCTGACAGTGTACTGTTTTGACTACTACCACATCTTTAG CGGATCCTTTAAGGTCACCAACGAAAAATTATTCATCCCTTATTCAGCATTTGGTTGGGGTGTTCCTTTCTTGGCAACGACCATAACAAGCATCGCACAATTTCGGTCTGCGGCGTTGGGTATCTCCAGCCCTTTCAATCCCAACTTTGGTTACGACCGCTGTTGGTTTCCTGACG AAAGCTCGTCAGCGCTAATAACTTTCTTTTACGTTCCTGTTGGCGTTCTCCTATTGCTTGACGTTAATTTCTTCCTGTGTCTGATGTTCAATGACAACCTGATGCATTGTTGGCAAAGGCAAGCCATGGCGATCCGTTCCAACCGAAAGAATTCTACAGCCTCAAAGGAGCACGAAGA TTTGAAAATGGCGGTGAAACTATTTTTCATCACCGGAATTCCTTggatttttgaattgattggATATCTGGTTTCAAGATTGGATGGTTCAAATGTAGGTCTATATTATTTCTTTGAGTTCTGCGTCATTATCAACACGTCGCGCGGCGTCTTCATTTTCgtcaattttattcttttgaatcGAGACGTTCGAAAATTCTTGTGGTCCCGCGTCAAAATCATTTCCAAACGAGAACCTCCAACGCTTGCCGACGGCACTGCCATGCATCACACAAACACAGACAATGATCAATCCACGTCCAATCAAACGACACAATCAACCCCCGCCACTTGTTCGGAAACGATATCAAATCTCGAGAGTTTCGAATATGACGAGTACACCCATTTATAA
- the LOC124349451 gene encoding uncharacterized protein LOC124349451 isoform X1, which translates to MSLRTIFSLILVLQVLVITATFQLQSTSPNSSTLLLPVPIPAPSVIGSKNKFVMRKCCGPGQLYVSKKTGEIPDAERCVKFSVSSSHRQSPVVKKSREIFLGSKQSFPPRYSVEDVQVDAGFPRSCTPDGWDFLEPELRMGDLFYALSSGQLLVPHQFYFLEFDSYCIEDYADERNVTKVRRMAFVCSVQTRDFPTTAVDSSGKLRLDFVKSEDYAELLTSKFNARRVIRKCCGHNQSLDSFAGSNGKPACRENQVLVTRFFENLQELEDNSTSLFFRFGHANCSTRPIRTTVFQLHFNGSLEIMVDNTNANSNTRLVSIEDYCLDDMVEFGYVTHLPYATTYAFYCPGEEPSLIEPEFSDGPEVTDSPSTDPPPTYPPVTETTMSEPDPTYSNNDDQYDNSTLITIPKCCPPGHVMGEEYTCQPLWWWPTERPWDEPIEPAVVVSGSINDDLMTYHNNLSATLISNVTLSSCKAGQLQQPIPLFAQYSQIIPIFRIDPKHGVLVSFHTLVEYYWDVKSKINSFCVDQLFFRQEQDVYYNAQVFHCITIETFKSHRPIILLVSTAGLLATFVIYLFVPASGSAKLVLSAFGGKRNRGNGGIGGTNTMAKTLTGRILLCHVLSLALAFTCLAIVQLKLIESLQSSCIAIGYVTYWAFIASFSWLTVYCFDYYHIFSGSFKVTNEKLFIPYSAFGWGVPFLATTITSIAQFRSAALGISSPFNPNFGYDRCWFPDESSSALITFFYVPVGVLLLLDVNFFLCLMFNDNLMHCWQRQAMAIRSNRKNSTASKEHEDLKMAVKLFFITGIPWIFELIGYLVSRLDGSNVGLYYFFEFCVIINTSRGVFIFVNFILLNRDVRKFLWSRVKIISKREPPTLADGTAMHHTNTDNDQSTSNQTTQSTPATCSETISNLESFEYDEYTHL; encoded by the exons ATGAGTTTAAGGACTATTTTCAGCCTCATCTTGGTGTTGCAGGTGCTTGTTATCACAGCGACATTTCAGTTGCAATCTACCTCGCCAAATTCGTCGACCCTGCTATTACCAGTTCCGATTCCGGCCCCTTCAGTTATTGG gtcgaaaaacaaatttgtaatGCGAAAATGCTGCGGTCCGGGACAATTATACGTTTCTAAAAAGACGGGAGAGATTCCAGATGCTGAGCGGTGTGTCAAGTTTTCGGTCAGCAGCAGCCATCGGCAATCACCAGTGGTTAAAAAATCACGCGAAATTTTCTTGGGATCCAAACAAAGTTTTCCACCACGTTACAGCGTTGAAGATGTCCAAGTCGATGCAGGATTTCCGCGCAGTTGCACGCCGGATGGTTGGGATTTTTTAGAACCTGAGCTCAGAATGGGCGATCTCTTCTACGCCCTTTCTTCCGGACAGTTGTTAGTTCCTCATCAGTTTTACTTCTTGGAATTCGACAGCTATTGCATCGAAGACTATGCGGACGAAAGGAACGTCACCAAG GTGAGAAGAATGGCTTTCGTGTGTTCTGTGCAAACCCGAGATTTTCCAACAACTGCTGTCGACAGCTCGGGAAAATTGAGACTGGATTTCGTCAAATCTGAAGACTATGCGGAACTGCTTACATCGAAATTCAATGCAAGGAGAGTGATCCGGAAATGCTGCGGGCATAATCAATCCTTAGACAGTTTTGCTGGAAGCAATGGCAAGCCCGCGTGCAGGGAAAATCAAGTACTCGTGACCCGCTTCTTTGAAAATCTCCAGGAATTGGAAGATAATTCCACAAGTTTGTTCTTCCGTTTCGGCCATGCCAATTGCAGCACCCGCCCAATTCGTACCACGGTTTTTCAATTGCACTTCAATGGTAGTTTGGAAATCATGGTGGATAACACTAACGCCAACTCAAACACTCGACTAGTCTCTATAGAAGATTACTGTTTGGATGACATGGTAGAGTTTGGTTACGTAACTCATTTACCTTATGCTACAACCTACGCCTTCTATTGCCCCGGTGAAGAACCAAGTCTTATCGAACCAGAATTCAGTGATGGACCTGAAGTGACTGATTCGCCAAGCACCGATCCACCACCTACTTATCCGCCAGTGACTGAAACAACCATGAGTGAACCCGACCCTACTTATTCGAACAACGACGATCAATATGATAATTCGACTTTAATCACCATTCCCAAATGTTGTCCACCTGGACACGTCATGGGTGAAGAATATACCTGTCAGCCTTTATGGTGGTGGCCCACCGAGCGTCCTTGGGACGAACCTATTGAACCAGCTGTGGTTGTGTCAGGATCCATTAACGATGATTTAATGACTTATCACAACAATTTAAGCGCCACCCTCATCTCCAACGTAACGTTGAGCTCTTGCAAAGCTGGTCAACTTCAACAACCGATACCCTTATTTGCTCAATACTCTCAAATCATTCCGATATTTCGAATTGATCCAAAACATGGAGTCTTAGTTTCATTCCACACGCTCGTTGAATATTATTGGGACGTGAAGTCTAAAATCAATTCGTTTTGTGTGGACCAACTATTTTTCAGACAGGAGCAGGATGTTTATTATAACGCTCAAGTTTTCCATTGCATTACCATTGAGACTTTTAAGAGTCATCGTCCAATAATTCTGTTGGTTTCTACTGCGGGTTTATTGGCgacatttgttatttatttattcgtcCCAGCTTCAG GTTCTGCCAAATTGGTTCTATCTGCTTTTGGAGGAAAGAGAAATAGAGGAAATGGGGGAATAGGAGGAACTAATACCATGGCTAAGACGTTAACCGGTCGTATTTTACTTTGTCACGTCTTATCATTAGCCTTA GCGTTTACTTGCTTGGCGATTGTTCAACTAAAGCTCATCgaatctcttcaaagttcttgtATCGCCATcg GCTACGTTACTTACTGGGCTTTTATAGCCTCATTTTCCTGGCTGACAGTGTACTGTTTTGACTACTACCACATCTTTAG CGGATCCTTTAAGGTCACCAACGAAAAATTATTCATCCCTTATTCAGCATTTGGTTGGGGTGTTCCTTTCTTGGCAACGACCATAACAAGCATCGCACAATTTCGGTCTGCGGCGTTGGGTATCTCCAGCCCTTTCAATCCCAACTTTGGTTACGACCGCTGTTGGTTTCCTGACG AAAGCTCGTCAGCGCTAATAACTTTCTTTTACGTTCCTGTTGGCGTTCTCCTATTGCTTGACGTTAATTTCTTCCTGTGTCTGATGTTCAATGACAACCTGATGCATTGTTGGCAAAGGCAAGCCATGGCGATCCGTTCCAACCGAAAGAATTCTACAGCCTCAAAGGAGCACGAAGA TTTGAAAATGGCGGTGAAACTATTTTTCATCACCGGAATTCCTTggatttttgaattgattggATATCTGGTTTCAAGATTGGATGGTTCAAATGTAGGTCTATATTATTTCTTTGAGTTCTGCGTCATTATCAACACGTCGCGCGGCGTCTTCATTTTCgtcaattttattcttttgaatcGAGACGTTCGAAAATTCTTGTGGTCCCGCGTCAAAATCATTTCCAAACGAGAACCTCCAACGCTTGCCGACGGCACTGCCATGCATCACACAAACACAGACAATGATCAATCCACGTCCAATCAAACGACACAATCAACCCCCGCCACTTGTTCGGAAACGATATCAAATCTCGAGAGTTTCGAATATGACGAGTACACCCATTTATAA
- the LOC124349740 gene encoding uncharacterized protein LOC124349740 isoform X1, whose product MECVPLSLLAALLLSIAVSSSAKQQSFLPGNSTLSSVAPKITSKTLLLSPELFQHKKITDRSFKSNDIDEEPNTFNRLRKKMKKWLKKEEEKEVQNLVVIPRDPTPMIDQSFPTSGSIPEDGCDSTSVRFDDGNCYPLMGRKPCGDPTLYVTVDPYTFKGRCTKRRCGRERVYVPRTGLCHDIYDESECTGGRRLYYSPYGDAVCDCPIGEYPFPYPRSDCVALFTQGPCPYGQVVAINSDESLSCMKSKCPAIYESDEYSSDYWKQKQKQLVPTSDGRCHELGTTGRCSNYDYTYSLLGLDILKNELECVDVTDPSSPYFSSQEENDILDSIFNEFYTEYNLFPVYVAYLSVKQEHEAKYGKKKGPKETYERRQSPTVIVAPSNPSCRPGSGQGKCSSTLVPQNQNRPNRGPAPARF is encoded by the exons ATGGAGTGCGTTCCATTAAGTCTGTTGGCAGCTTTGCTGTTATCAATTGCAGTTTCCTCTAGTGCCAAGCAGCAGAGTTTCTTACCAGGAAACAGTACACTATCGTCGGTGGCACCCAAAATTACCAGCAAGACTTTATTATTGTCTCCGGAACTGTTTCAACATAAGAAGATAACGGACAGATCCTTCAAAAGCAACGACATCGACGAGGAACCGAACACATTCAATCGactgagaaagaaaatgaaaaagtggttgaaaaaagaagaggaaaaggaAGTGCAAAATTTGGTAGTTATACCCCGTGACCCTACACCCATGATCGATCAGTCATTCCCCACATCAGGATCGATCCCGGAAGACGGATGCGACTCCACTTCCGTGCGGTTCGACGACGGAAACTGCTATCCACTGATGGGAAGGAAACCTTGCGGTGACCCTACACTCTACGTCACTGTCGATCCTTATACATTCAAG GGACGATGCACTAAGCGCCGTTGCGGAAGAGAAAGGGTCTATGTCCCTCGTACGGGACTTTGTCACGACATTTACGACGAATCCGAGTGCACGGGAGGCCGGCGACTTTACTATTCACCTTATGGAGATGCTGTATGCGATTGTCCCATTGGAGAGTATCCATTCCCGTACCCTCGGAGTGATTGTGTTGCGCTTTTTACCCAAG GACCGTGTCCCTACGGGCAAGTGGTAGCCATCAATTCCGATGAATCCTTGAGTTGCATGAAATCCAAATGCCCTGCAATTTACGAGAGTGACGAATATTCTTCCGATTATTGGAAGCAGAAGCAGAAGCAGCTGGTGCCGACCAGCGACGGGAGGTGTCATGAACTCGGAACCACTGGCCGTTGTTCGAATTACGACTACACATATTCGCTGTTGGGTCTCGACATTTTGAAGAACGAATTGGAATGCGTCGACGTCACCGATCCTTCGTCGCCCTATTTCTCTTCCCAAGAAGAAAACGATATCCTTGACAGCATTTTCAACGAGTTCTATACAGAGTACAACCTCTTCCCCGTCTATGTAGCCTACCTCAGTGTCAAACAGGAACATGAAGCCAAGTACGGTAAGAAGAAGGGCCCGAAAGAAACGTATGAGAGAAGACAATCACCTACGGTAATTGTGGCACCTTCCAACCCGAGTTGTCGGCCTGGGAGTGGACAAGGAAAATGCAGCTCTACATTAGT ACCCCAAAACCAGAACCGTCCAAATAGAGGACCAGCACCGGCAAGATTCTGA